One Coturnix japonica isolate 7356 chromosome 20, Coturnix japonica 2.1, whole genome shotgun sequence genomic window carries:
- the PCMTD2 gene encoding protein-L-isoaspartate O-methyltransferase domain-containing protein 2 encodes MGGAVSAGEDNDELIDNLKEAQYIRTELVEQAFRAIDRADYYLEEFKDNAYKDLAWKHGNIHLSAPCIYSEVMEALDLQPGLSFLNLGSGTGYLSSMVGLILGPFGVNHGVELHSDVIEYAKQKLDFFIKTSDSFDKFEFCEPSFVTGNCLEISPDCTQYDRVYCGAGVQKEHEDYMKNLLKVGGILVMPLEEKLTKITRTGPSAWETKKILAVSFAPLIQPNHTDSGKSRLVHLPPVAVRSLQDLARIAIRGTIKKIIHQETMSKNGNGLKNPPRFKRRRVRRRRMETIVFLDKEVFASRISNPSDDNNNCEETEDERREEEETKPSELKPDPPVNFLREKVLSLPLPDPLKYYLLYYREK; translated from the exons ATGGGAGGTGCAGTGAGTGCAGGAGAAGACAACGATGAGTTAATTGATAACCTGAAGGAGGCACAATATATCCGGACAGAGCTGGTAGAGCAGGCGTTCCGTGCCATTGATCGAGCAGACTACTACTTGGAGGAGTTCAAAGACAATGCCTACAAGGACTTGGCGTGGAAGCATGGAAATATTCATCTTTCAGCACCCTGCATTTACTCTGAGGTGATGGAAGCTTTGGATCTGCAGCCAGGGCTGTCATTTTTGAATCTTGGCAGTGGCACTGGCTATCTGAGTTCTATGGTTGGACTCATCTTGG gTCCTTTTGGTGTTAACCATGGTGTGGAGCTTCATTCTGATGTGATTGAATATGCAAAGCAGAAATTGGACTTCTTCATCAAAACAAGTGACAGCTTTGACAA aTTTGAGTTTTGTGAGCCATCTTTTGTTACTGGAAACTGTTTAGAGATTTCCCCAGACTGCACTCAGTATGACCGTGTTTACTGCGGTGCTGGAGTTCAGAAGGAACATGAAGACTACATGAAGAACCTCTTGAAAGTTGGGGGAATTCTCGTCATGCCCCTCGAAGAGAAG TTGACTAAGATAACTCGTACTGGTCCTTCTGCGTGGGAAACCAAGAAgattcttgctgtttcttttgctcCCTTGATTCAGCCCAACCACACGGATTCAGGAAAATCAAGGCTTGTCCACTTGC CCCCTGTGGCAGTTCGCAGCCTCCAGGATCTGGCTCGAATCGCCATCCGAGgaaccattaaaaaaattatcCATCAAGAAACAATGAGCAAAAATGGAAATGGCCTCAAGAACCCCCCTAGATTTAAACGAAGACGTGTGCGTCGCCGGCGCATGGAAACTATTGTTTTCTTGGACAAAGAAGTCTTTGCCAGTCGGATCTCCAACCCATCGGATGATAACAACAACTGTGAGGAGACCGAGGATGAGAGACGAGAAGAGGAAGAAACGAAACCTTCTGAACTAAAGCCAGATCCCCCTGTAAACTTTTTGAGAGAAAAGGTCTTGAGTCTGCCTTTGCCTGATCCCTTGAAATATTACCTGCTTTATTACAGGGAAAAGTAA